A genomic stretch from Leptospira licerasiae serovar Varillal str. VAR 010 includes:
- the lsa26 gene encoding surface adhesion protein Lsa26 produces MTLRKYSLFVYISVLFSHAPAFALGTYSEGWTVAKLIQFESRGIVFESYEGVIEVLTFDPAEECDETRDECYMPMRRKANFSVRPENADVVNFLSKNLNQTILIQFNIHRIQPIALSSSIEVIQAQYQENIIPHTTPVKDPSGRITVWVQAHDTSHPIDKMISRKTGGKRNFSVMGRILSLEYKGTVIGTYEGLYMDESRGRIHPFSITSEEMAEYAWKAMKYTGKYYMGVSVAFVTGARESHYDIFEINFREPAGTQEKPKN; encoded by the coding sequence ATGACTCTCAGAAAATATTCCCTCTTTGTTTATATTTCTGTTTTATTCTCTCACGCACCCGCTTTTGCCCTGGGGACCTATTCGGAGGGTTGGACTGTTGCAAAATTAATCCAATTCGAGAGCCGAGGGATTGTATTCGAATCTTACGAAGGTGTGATAGAAGTCCTAACTTTCGATCCCGCGGAAGAATGTGATGAAACTAGGGACGAATGTTATATGCCTATGCGCAGAAAAGCAAACTTTAGCGTTCGTCCGGAAAACGCGGATGTAGTGAACTTCCTAAGTAAAAACCTGAACCAGACGATCCTGATACAGTTCAATATCCACAGGATCCAACCGATAGCACTTTCTAGCAGTATAGAAGTTATCCAGGCACAATATCAAGAAAACATAATACCGCATACCACACCTGTAAAAGATCCAAGCGGAAGAATTACGGTTTGGGTCCAAGCGCACGATACTTCACATCCTATTGATAAGATGATAAGTCGTAAGACCGGCGGAAAAAGAAATTTCTCCGTAATGGGTAGGATACTAAGCTTGGAATACAAAGGCACAGTTATAGGCACTTACGAAGGTCTTTATATGGATGAGTCTAGGGGAAGGATACATCCATTCTCAATCACTTCCGAAGAGATGGCCGAATATGCATGGAAGGCGATGAAATATACCGGCAAATATTATATGGGGGTCTCCGTCGCTTTCGTGACAGGAGCCAGAGAATCACATTATGATATCTTTGAGATCAATTTCAGGGAGCCCGCGGGCACCCAAGAAAAGCCTAAAAACTAA
- a CDS encoding choice-of-anchor D domain-containing protein, whose protein sequence is MKLFPIFPSSSGIKGLHVSDSAGNRYSSGSTLSLGSALISSSFSNTLKVENDGNFTVTLTGSPDAVSKSGIHASQYVIDSQPASTSLADGDSSSFQISFQPSSAGVKSAYLIINSDDPNIGTYILYLKGTGMEAPAPSIQVSEGSFNFIPNAQTNFYAPSGGTSSKTITVKNSGEQDLVISNISLGGADAGSFSENGSSVTISPKKTYSFTISFGPLSVATFSASVSIDSNDPNIASYSIGLAGVGTSGNVPQISVMYSDNNNISRDITSGTGFSYSFGSVFPGIVSSGKTITIRNLGSSNLDLSGTPVVLSGTDPGEFTVTQPSSTSLSPNSSATFVIKFSPTSVGSKSATVTLNTSNGKGGNASSSVLDVSGAGGRRDIIVTWAHSKEHAVHMASGAYRVCYKKGSDFSAQGDSGVTCDADVMYAGDPYTPNYKTITVSSAGTWYIRVKSFSQFNGTGSTFSKSIQAKVSSPGY, encoded by the coding sequence ATGAAATTGTTTCCAATTTTTCCATCCTCTTCCGGTATCAAAGGTCTGCATGTTTCGGACTCAGCAGGCAATCGATATTCTTCCGGTTCTACACTTTCTTTAGGTTCCGCTTTAATTAGTTCCTCTTTTTCTAATACTTTGAAGGTTGAGAATGACGGAAATTTTACCGTTACTCTCACAGGAAGTCCGGATGCGGTTTCCAAAAGTGGGATACATGCTTCTCAGTATGTGATCGATTCTCAACCTGCTAGCACGAGCTTGGCAGACGGAGACTCTAGTTCTTTTCAGATCAGTTTTCAGCCTAGTTCCGCGGGTGTTAAATCTGCGTATTTGATCATTAACTCGGATGATCCGAATATCGGTACTTATATTCTTTATTTGAAAGGAACCGGCATGGAAGCTCCTGCTCCTTCTATCCAAGTTTCGGAAGGTAGCTTTAATTTTATCCCGAACGCTCAGACGAATTTTTACGCACCGTCAGGCGGGACTTCTTCCAAAACGATTACCGTTAAAAATTCAGGAGAGCAAGATTTAGTAATTTCTAATATTTCTTTGGGAGGAGCGGATGCGGGTTCGTTTAGTGAAAACGGTTCTTCGGTTACGATCTCTCCTAAAAAGACCTATTCATTTACGATCTCTTTCGGTCCGCTTTCTGTTGCCACTTTTTCCGCTTCGGTCTCAATCGACAGCAATGATCCGAATATTGCAAGCTACTCTATAGGTCTTGCCGGGGTCGGAACTTCCGGAAACGTTCCTCAAATTTCTGTAATGTATTCGGATAATAACAATATCTCCAGGGATATTACGAGTGGAACAGGCTTCTCTTATTCCTTTGGAAGCGTTTTCCCGGGAATCGTTTCTTCCGGTAAAACGATTACAATTCGTAATTTAGGAAGTTCTAATTTAGATCTTTCGGGCACTCCTGTGGTCTTAAGTGGAACAGATCCCGGGGAGTTTACTGTAACTCAACCTTCATCCACGAGCCTTTCTCCAAATTCTTCCGCTACGTTTGTGATCAAGTTTAGTCCAACAAGTGTCGGTTCCAAGTCCGCTACGGTTACTTTGAATACTAGTAACGGAAAAGGTGGGAATGCTTCGAGTTCTGTTTTAGATGTATCCGGGGCGGGAGGAAGAAGGGATATTATCGTAACCTGGGCGCATTCTAAAGAGCATGCAGTTCACATGGCATCAGGCGCTTATAGAGTTTGCTATAAAAAAGGTTCGGATTTTAGTGCACAAGGCGATTCCGGCGTTACTTGCGATGCGGATGTAATGTACGCGGGTGATCCTTATACCCCGAATTATAAAACGATAACCGTAAGTTCTGCTGGAACTTGGTATATCCGAGTAAAGTCCTTTTCTCAGTTTAATGGGACCGGTTCCACATTCTCTAAATCGATCCAGGCAAAAGTTAGTTCTCCGGGATATTAA
- a CDS encoding S8 family serine peptidase: protein MKNKFISFALILSVFSVGYLFAEKETNAVSNWSKLLDPVGNTDNKKYYKRDSKIKFKSSEVLVKFKDNAGDSVKSYAVGSFNGKVLNDLGETGISQVELREGQTVEEAVAEYSAHPDVEYVQPNYIYHASTSPNDPIYGQLWGMNNTGQSVLTATYATNNPGTSTDDMRMESAWDVNTDCSNTIVAVVDSGVNYNHQDLNANMWSSGSCVSDKGVSLGACSNGWDYADNDSNPMDLNGHGTHVAGTIGAKGNNATGVAGVCWTAKIMAVRVLDQSGSGDTATIIKGINFAIRNGAKILNLSLGGPDYDSAMRSAMANAGSKYDALFVVAAGNDGSDLNSDNSYPCEYDEANILCVAALDQKFQLASFSNYDSSKKRVDIGAPGTNIRSTWAGAENTYNLPFASWNLYHLTGTSWALATCSSSVLLLSTNCATVLAGISTSGYQSNSHSLVYGEIAITSGAEAVTARMSLYLDTEGGYDGINMYASSSTSMPVIFSSVNKVGSLSGERNGQIIPGFEVALPNCVGSSNCSFGYEFISDSSINRAGVAITAFNLITLDVNDITQYNTINGTSMATPHVAGLATLLRSFNPKFTYSDTIKAIVAGGTTTSSLQSITKYGKAANGNGAIRNLEAPTDLSIDVP, encoded by the coding sequence ATGAAGAATAAATTCATCTCATTTGCTCTCATTCTTTCCGTCTTCTCTGTTGGTTACCTGTTTGCCGAAAAGGAAACGAATGCTGTTTCTAACTGGTCTAAACTTTTGGACCCGGTAGGAAATACCGATAATAAGAAATATTATAAAAGAGATTCCAAAATTAAATTCAAATCTTCGGAAGTCTTGGTTAAGTTCAAAGACAACGCAGGTGACTCGGTTAAATCGTATGCGGTTGGTTCCTTTAACGGAAAAGTCCTAAACGATTTAGGAGAGACTGGGATCTCTCAAGTGGAATTGAGAGAAGGTCAAACTGTAGAAGAGGCAGTCGCTGAATACTCTGCTCATCCGGATGTGGAATATGTGCAGCCGAATTATATTTATCATGCGAGCACTTCCCCAAATGATCCGATTTATGGCCAGTTATGGGGGATGAATAACACTGGTCAGAGTGTGTTAACTGCTACCTATGCGACGAACAATCCCGGAACCAGTACTGACGATATGAGAATGGAAAGCGCTTGGGATGTGAATACGGATTGTTCGAACACAATTGTAGCAGTTGTCGATTCCGGAGTGAATTATAATCACCAAGATTTAAATGCGAATATGTGGAGTTCCGGTTCGTGTGTTTCGGACAAAGGAGTCTCCTTGGGTGCATGTTCAAACGGTTGGGATTATGCGGATAACGATTCCAATCCAATGGACTTGAACGGTCATGGAACTCATGTAGCTGGAACGATCGGAGCCAAAGGAAATAACGCAACTGGAGTCGCAGGAGTTTGTTGGACCGCTAAAATTATGGCAGTTCGAGTTTTAGACCAATCCGGTTCCGGAGATACTGCAACCATTATCAAAGGGATCAACTTTGCAATTCGTAACGGCGCTAAAATCTTAAATTTAAGTTTGGGTGGACCTGATTACGATTCAGCTATGCGTTCTGCTATGGCAAATGCCGGCAGTAAATATGACGCGTTATTCGTAGTTGCTGCAGGAAATGACGGCAGCGATTTGAACTCGGATAACTCTTATCCTTGTGAGTATGATGAAGCCAATATTCTTTGTGTGGCCGCTCTAGATCAAAAGTTCCAGTTAGCAAGTTTTTCTAATTACGATTCTTCCAAGAAGAGAGTGGATATAGGCGCTCCAGGTACAAATATTCGAAGTACTTGGGCAGGCGCAGAGAATACTTATAATCTCCCTTTTGCCAGTTGGAATCTATATCATCTTACAGGTACTTCTTGGGCCCTTGCTACATGCTCCTCTTCGGTTTTATTACTTTCTACTAATTGCGCTACAGTACTCGCCGGAATTTCTACATCTGGATATCAATCTAATTCACATTCCCTCGTTTATGGCGAAATTGCAATTACTTCCGGTGCTGAAGCTGTCACCGCGAGAATGAGTTTATATCTAGATACGGAAGGAGGATATGATGGAATTAATATGTATGCTTCCAGTTCTACTTCTATGCCGGTTATCTTTAGTTCTGTTAACAAAGTAGGAAGTCTTTCAGGAGAACGAAACGGGCAGATAATTCCAGGCTTTGAAGTTGCTTTACCGAATTGCGTCGGCTCTTCGAATTGCAGCTTCGGTTATGAATTTATTTCAGATTCTTCCATCAATCGGGCCGGTGTTGCGATTACCGCATTTAATCTGATCACTCTAGACGTTAATGATATTACTCAGTATAATACTATTAACGGAACCTCTATGGCAACTCCTCATGTAGCAGGTCTTGCTACATTGCTTAGATCCTTTAATCCTAAGTTTACATATTCGGATACGATCAAGGCAATTGTCGCAGGCGGAACAACGACTAGTTCTTTGCAAAGCATTACGAAATATGGGAAGGCGGCTAACGGGAATGGAGCGATCCGAAATTTAGAAGCTCCAACGGATCTAAGCATAGATGTTCCTTAA
- a CDS encoding alpha/beta hydrolase produces MLWQKFETLAARTLLSLPDSILRIFGKDIKRGRTLDPKVRAALILAKIKPKPENLPPPKARELFKNIMVFFDLEKVELPRVENFSIPGTGHRIKIRLYSSNISEDLEPCLLYFHGGGFVIGDLESHDPPLRYLAKTSGRAILAVDYRLGPEHTYPCSWEDAYSAYKWVKENGKSIGIDPKRIAVGGDSAGGNLAISISTQAKKEKLTLPQFQILIYPWIDLIQERKSVEEFANGYALTRDLLRYFKHHSVPNSKDWTDPRVTPFQQSNFSHTPKTYMLLAGFDPLQDEGLAYADLLQKAKIKLEIKIYETLIHGFFNLGRSVPEAKNALDQIARWMQAGFSGK; encoded by the coding sequence GTGCTCTGGCAAAAGTTTGAGACCTTAGCGGCCAGAACCTTACTTTCTCTTCCCGATTCGATTCTTAGAATTTTCGGAAAAGATATCAAAAGAGGACGGACCTTGGACCCCAAGGTCCGAGCCGCATTAATTTTAGCTAAAATTAAGCCGAAACCTGAAAATCTTCCTCCGCCTAAAGCGAGAGAACTTTTCAAAAATATAATGGTATTTTTCGATCTGGAAAAAGTAGAACTTCCCAGAGTTGAAAATTTTTCCATTCCTGGGACAGGGCATAGGATCAAGATCAGATTATATTCTTCTAATATATCTGAAGACCTGGAACCCTGTTTGCTTTATTTTCATGGGGGAGGATTTGTGATCGGGGATCTGGAATCTCACGATCCACCCTTGAGATATTTAGCAAAAACTTCAGGTCGAGCAATACTCGCAGTTGATTATAGATTGGGTCCTGAACATACGTATCCTTGTTCTTGGGAAGATGCTTACTCCGCTTATAAATGGGTGAAAGAAAATGGAAAGTCCATTGGCATCGACCCTAAAAGGATTGCAGTGGGTGGGGATTCTGCAGGAGGAAATTTAGCGATCTCTATTTCCACTCAGGCTAAAAAAGAAAAACTCACTCTTCCCCAATTCCAAATATTGATTTACCCATGGATCGATCTAATCCAAGAAAGAAAAAGTGTAGAAGAATTTGCAAACGGATACGCTCTCACTCGGGATCTACTTCGTTATTTCAAACATCATAGCGTTCCGAATTCGAAAGATTGGACAGATCCAAGAGTCACACCATTTCAGCAGTCGAACTTTTCTCATACTCCTAAAACGTATATGTTGCTCGCAGGGTTTGATCCTCTACAGGATGAAGGGCTGGCATATGCAGACCTTCTTCAAAAAGCAAAAATTAAACTGGAGATCAAAATCTACGAAACTTTGATCCACGGTTTTTTCAATTTAGGCAGGAGCGTTCCAGAAGCCAAAAATGCTCTAGACCAAATCGCAAGATGGATGCAGGCAGGATTTTCCGGAAAATAG
- a CDS encoding flavin-containing monooxygenase, with the protein MQELPKVCVIGAGSSGITVCKSLQDKGIPYDCYEKGSDVGGNWRFKNDNGLSNIYKSLHINTHRDRMEYRDYPMPDWYADYPNHEPIQKYFIDYVEHFGLRKHIKFKNGVSKVEPQDDGTYLVTSEKGEKIFYDAVIVANGHHWSPRWPEPDFPGKFNGKIIHSHDYVDPEHPIQLAGKRVVVLGMGNSAMDISVELSRPGVAKKVFLSSRRGAWVIPNYLFGKPLDKQTELLPPGTPFWLKQFLFGTMLKIGVGKMEDFGLPKPDHKPGEAHPTISQDILVRLGRGDIKYKPVIQEYNGNKVKFADGSEEEIDAIIYCTGYNVKFPFFKPDFISAPENHLPLFHRTFKPDLNNLFFVGLYQPLGAIMPLAEFQGKWLAEYLTGNYSLPTIPEMQNQIKDYEKKMKKRYVSSARHTMQVDYEDFLYYMQKELKAGKKRASKSLQTLPVPSIAKYKQSGKQSSSNEKSEPRKKSALAKV; encoded by the coding sequence ATGCAAGAGTTACCGAAAGTCTGCGTTATTGGCGCCGGCTCTAGTGGAATCACTGTTTGTAAATCATTGCAGGACAAGGGAATCCCTTACGACTGCTACGAAAAAGGAAGCGATGTAGGAGGTAACTGGAGATTTAAGAACGACAACGGCCTGAGTAATATTTATAAATCACTTCATATTAACACTCATAGAGATAGAATGGAGTATCGGGATTATCCAATGCCGGATTGGTACGCGGATTATCCGAACCACGAACCCATCCAAAAATATTTCATAGATTACGTGGAACACTTCGGACTTCGTAAACATATTAAATTCAAGAACGGCGTCTCAAAGGTAGAACCCCAAGACGATGGGACCTATCTAGTTACCAGCGAAAAGGGAGAAAAAATATTTTACGATGCTGTTATAGTAGCTAACGGACATCATTGGTCTCCCCGCTGGCCTGAGCCGGATTTCCCGGGTAAATTTAACGGAAAGATAATACACTCCCATGACTACGTGGATCCTGAACATCCTATCCAATTGGCGGGCAAGAGAGTCGTAGTACTCGGTATGGGAAACAGCGCAATGGATATTTCCGTCGAATTGAGCCGTCCCGGAGTTGCAAAAAAAGTCTTTTTAAGTTCCAGGAGAGGCGCTTGGGTGATCCCGAATTATCTTTTCGGAAAACCTTTAGACAAACAAACAGAGTTGCTTCCTCCAGGAACACCTTTCTGGTTAAAACAATTTCTATTCGGGACAATGTTAAAGATCGGAGTAGGTAAGATGGAAGATTTCGGTCTTCCTAAACCGGATCATAAACCCGGAGAAGCCCACCCAACCATCTCACAGGATATTTTAGTAAGACTCGGAAGAGGAGATATCAAATATAAACCTGTAATCCAAGAATATAACGGAAACAAGGTAAAGTTTGCAGACGGCTCGGAAGAAGAGATCGACGCGATCATCTATTGCACCGGTTATAACGTTAAGTTCCCATTCTTTAAACCTGATTTTATCTCCGCTCCCGAAAATCATCTTCCTTTGTTCCATAGGACTTTCAAACCGGATCTGAATAATTTATTCTTTGTAGGATTGTATCAACCTTTAGGAGCAATCATGCCTCTTGCAGAGTTCCAAGGAAAATGGCTGGCTGAATATCTGACCGGAAATTACAGCCTTCCTACAATTCCTGAAATGCAAAATCAGATCAAAGATTATGAAAAGAAAATGAAGAAGAGATACGTAAGCTCTGCAAGACATACGATGCAAGTAGACTACGAAGACTTTTTGTATTATATGCAGAAGGAGCTAAAAGCAGGTAAAAAGAGGGCGTCTAAAAGTTTGCAAACATTGCCTGTTCCATCCATAGCAAAATACAAACAATCCGGAAAACAAAGCTCTTCCAACGAAAAATCAGAACCAAGGAAAAAAAGTGCTCTGGCAAAAGTTTGA